The genomic DNA CCACGATTACCGAAGTTGATTCGATGATTGTGGCTTTTGGCGTCTGTAATGATTTACGAGTCCTACTTATTTACTTTGCACAAAAGAAAGCCGCCGTGCGATTACATCTGCAATTTTCAAGCCGTGGAAACGTCCGTCTTCGATGTACATACGATTGGTAATACCGCTCGTGACTACGCCAGCAAGAAATACATTTTTGACATTCGATTCATAGGTCTCTGGGTGAAAGGACGGAACCAATGTCGAGGCGTCCGTTTGAATGTCGATGCTTTGCAACATGGAAATATTGGGCTGGTAGCCGATAAGAGAAAAGCCAAAATCATTTGGTTTGGAAATGGCTCCTTCTGTCGAATGGATGTGAATGGAGGTTTCATCAATCGCAGCAATGCTAGAATTCGGATAAAATGCAATCTGTCCTTTTTTAAGAAGATTACGCATATCTAATAACAAGGATGGTTTAATGCCTTCTAAGACGGTGTCACCGCGGTGGACGAGAGTCACATGCGCACCGCTACGATAAAGGTCAATCGCAGCTTCAATGGCTGAGTTTTTTCCGCCTATTACGGTGACGTGTTGTCCATAATAAAGATGTCCTTCTTTATAATAATGGGATACTTTTGGTGAGATTTCTCCTGCTATTCCTAGCTGTCTAGGCGTATCGAAAATCCCGGTGGCAATCACAATTGTTTTCGCTTCATACGTAATGGTATTGCCATTACGATCTTCTGCTTGGAAAGTAAAAGATGCTGCGTTTTTTGTAATTGCATTCACTTTTTGAAAACATTTATCTGAATTTCTTGTCTTTCTGTTACAAGGCGATAATATTTTAACAGTTCTGTTCGTGAGGGGCGAACATCTTGAGATACGAATGGGATATTGCCGATTTCCAATCGATCTGAAGTACTATAGAACGTCATATGTAAAGGACATTTCACAATGGAATTGACAATCGCCTCTTTTTCGATAATGACATAAGAACCCCCTTTTTCTTGAAGGGCTAACCCCGTCGCTAAGCCGCAGGGGCCACCGCCAATAATGACAAGATCATACATCTAGTTAAAAACTTCCTTTGAAATAGCAAGTCACACGGTCTCAACAGGATGGGGGGGTGCTATGGGGCAGTATGCATGGTTGAATGCGAATACATACGAAAAAAGTATAAATCCTATGTTTACTCACGTATTATCGAAGTGGAATTATTTCCTGTCATCACGTTTTTATTGATACTGAGGGAAAATAAGATTATAATAATTGCTAGGATGAATGTATTAAAATGGAATCGGACGAGCGGTTTCAAAGTTTAATGCGTCATTGCTTAACAAACCTTAATGGTTCTTGTTGTATTCCACGCTTTGAAAAATACCCTTTTTCAAAACGAACCCTTCTGTATAGTCACAGAGGTCCTCTATGTATTCCTATTTCAATAAACAATTAAGGGTCTCCCCCTTAATGGATCTAATCCTTCGAAGAGTTGTTATGGTACTTACGTATAAAAAAAGATGCACGGATAAGCCGATGATCTGACCACTTTCAATCGTACGAACAGCGTACAGGTAGTGTTCAATCAATGGGCTTTTATTCATTTGTAGATATAGGTGTTACGATTGTTCTGAAAAGTAACACGAAGGGTAGAATAGTGAACAGTTGTTATGTATATATGTGTTACGAAATGATTGAAATGTGTTACTGTTCAGTGAAAAATTGCGGAGAGGGAGTTGAAGCATGCAGGATTCAACGTTAAAGCGGTTTGGTGTTTCAATGGATGGGGGTTTGTTGCGTAAATTTGATGCGTTCGTGCAACAAAGAGGGTATGAAAATCGCTCAGAAGCCGTTCGGGATCTTGTGCGTGAGGCGATACTTCAACAAACATGGGAAGATGATGAGCAGTTAATTGCGGGAAGTATTCTGTTGTTTTATGACCATCATCAGCGTAACTTATTGGAAGAAATGACGAAGATTCAACATAGTGTACATGATGTCATCCTTGCCACAACACACTTCCATTTAACGCATGATAGCTGTTTGGAGCTGATTGTCGTGAAAGGGAAAGTGAAGGATGTGCAGCGACTTAGTCATCAGCTGACGAGTTTAAAAGGTGTGTCTTACGGAAATTTCACAGCGGCACCAGTAGAACAAATCTAGTTTTGGCTGTAAAATCCTCCTTTTTAAAGGGAGAGACAACTATTTTTTAGAAGGAGTGTATGAAATGACAAAGAAATTGTTGGGACGCATGATCATAGCGACTGTCGCTATTTCGCTGATGTTAGCAGGTTGTTCATCATCCAAAACGAGTGAGGACAAGAAGAAAAAGGCGGACAGGCCGAAAGACGAGCTTGTGCTAGCATTTGGATCGGAGCCTGAAACGGGGTTTGATCCGACAACGGGGTGGGGACGTTATGGTTCACCACTTTTCCAAAGTACATTGTTAAAACGGGATGACCAATTGAACATAGTCCATGATCTTGCCACCCATTACGAAGTCAGTGAAGACGGCAAAGTTTGGACAGTAACGTTACGTGAGGATGTAAAATTTTCGGATGGCGAGCCTTTGACGGCAGCAGATGTGAAATTTACCTTTGAAACGGCAGCTACGAATGGTTCGGTTGTCGATTTAAATATTTTAGAAAAAGTTGAAGCAGTGGATAGTAAGACGGTTACATTCACGTTAAAGAAAGCACAGTCAACGTTTGTCAATAATTTGGCGGCGACGGGTATTGTGCCAGCGCATGCATATG from Sporosarcina sp. FSL K6-1522 includes the following:
- a CDS encoding NAD(P)-binding domain-containing protein, with protein sequence MNAITKNAASFTFQAEDRNGNTITYEAKTIVIATGIFDTPRQLGIAGEISPKVSHYYKEGHLYYGQHVTVIGGKNSAIEAAIDLYRSGAHVTLVHRGDTVLEGIKPSLLLDMRNLLKKGQIAFYPNSSIAAIDETSIHIHSTEGAISKPNDFGFSLIGYQPNISMLQSIDIQTDASTLVPSFHPETYESNVKNVFLAGVVTSGITNRMYIEDGRFHGLKIADVIARRLSFVQSK
- a CDS encoding NAD(P)-binding domain-containing protein; amino-acid sequence: MYDLVIIGGGPCGLATGLALQEKGGSYVIIEKEAIVNSIVKCPLHMTFYSTSDRLEIGNIPFVSQDVRPSRTELLKYYRLVTERQEIQINVFKK
- the nikR gene encoding nickel-responsive transcriptional regulator NikR — protein: MQDSTLKRFGVSMDGGLLRKFDAFVQQRGYENRSEAVRDLVREAILQQTWEDDEQLIAGSILLFYDHHQRNLLEEMTKIQHSVHDVILATTHFHLTHDSCLELIVVKGKVKDVQRLSHQLTSLKGVSYGNFTAAPVEQI